In Tessaracoccus flavus, the following are encoded in one genomic region:
- a CDS encoding ParB family protein, with product MSKKPERRRSQLSGLSPVAPTSGRVEPEKPAPESAAPAAAAPAAPKRTVAAASSKPGTRTKMGYYAAPEDSERIRAAFIAARNAGRPYRSLSDFQLEAILDQVVRLEAELNGGRPFEGAPAHSLSPGRPME from the coding sequence ATGTCTAAGAAACCCGAACGCCGACGCTCGCAGCTCAGCGGCCTGTCGCCCGTAGCGCCGACGAGCGGCCGCGTCGAGCCAGAGAAGCCGGCCCCTGAGAGTGCAGCACCCGCAGCGGCCGCGCCCGCTGCGCCAAAGCGCACCGTGGCGGCCGCCAGCTCGAAGCCTGGCACCCGCACGAAGATGGGCTATTACGCCGCACCAGAGGACAGCGAACGCATCCGCGCAGCGTTCATCGCAGCGAGGAACGCAGGGCGGCCGTATCGGTCACTCTCTGACTTCCAGCTCGAAGCGATCCTTGACCAGGTAGTGCGGCTCGAAGCCGAACTGAACGGCGGCCGACCGTTCGAGGGCGCACCCGCGCACAGCCTGTCACCCGGCCGCCCGATGGAGTAG
- a CDS encoding ParA family protein: MILAYCNQKGGVGKSTTVYHHARAAILDGQRVLVIDADPQGNITSVLTEDMQEGDVGVADALSSRSSDTLADVLVPGIWEGLTVAPTVGDNLADVRNELVISSEPGRESRLRAQLAAIQTEYDLVLIDCGPAIDPLTISALTAADAVVIVSQSKLWSVNGLAKLMNTVSLVREHYNPRLTVAGLVLNAHEAHTLAGGHWADELTAAAEAAQLPILTPPVPKRQAIADATETARGLDEGDAQARELAAIYAAHIDQLKKGTAHV; the protein is encoded by the coding sequence ATGATTCTCGCGTACTGCAACCAGAAAGGCGGAGTGGGGAAGTCCACCACCGTCTACCACCACGCCCGCGCCGCGATCCTCGACGGACAGCGCGTGCTCGTGATCGACGCCGACCCGCAGGGCAACATCACCAGCGTTCTCACCGAAGACATGCAAGAGGGCGACGTTGGAGTGGCCGACGCACTCAGCAGCCGCAGCAGCGACACCCTGGCCGACGTGCTCGTGCCCGGTATCTGGGAAGGCCTCACGGTCGCGCCGACCGTGGGCGACAACCTGGCCGACGTGCGCAACGAACTCGTTATCTCATCGGAGCCAGGCCGCGAATCGCGGCTGCGCGCGCAGCTCGCCGCGATCCAGACCGAATATGACCTGGTGCTCATCGACTGTGGCCCCGCTATCGACCCGTTGACGATCAGCGCACTCACGGCAGCCGACGCCGTCGTGATCGTCTCACAGTCGAAGCTGTGGAGCGTCAACGGCCTGGCGAAGCTGATGAACACCGTGAGCCTGGTGCGCGAGCACTACAACCCGCGGCTCACAGTCGCCGGACTCGTGCTCAACGCCCACGAAGCGCACACACTCGCCGGAGGCCACTGGGCCGACGAGCTGACGGCAGCCGCCGAAGCTGCGCAGCTCCCGATTCTCACCCCACCCGTACCGAAGCGGCAGGCAATCGCAGATGCCACCGAAACGGCCCGAGGCCTAGACGAGGGCGACGCGCAGGCGCGCGAGCTTGCCGCGATCTACGCCGCACACATTGACCAGCTCAAGAAGGGAACTGCTCATGTCTAA
- a CDS encoding single-stranded DNA-binding protein, protein MTSYINFTGNLAKAPELRTDKNGRPYTFARVIRTDRVNKGGEFEDGGTEGYDVAVWGADAEALCDLAERCGNVRVNVAGEEVLDTYTNDEGVTRTVRKVNDAEITVSLRGQTVTVERRN, encoded by the coding sequence ATGACCAGCTACATCAACTTCACCGGGAACCTGGCCAAGGCGCCCGAGCTGCGCACTGACAAGAACGGCCGCCCCTACACCTTTGCCCGCGTGATCCGCACGGATCGCGTGAACAAGGGCGGCGAGTTCGAGGACGGCGGCACCGAGGGCTACGACGTTGCAGTCTGGGGAGCCGACGCCGAGGCGCTGTGCGACCTGGCTGAGCGTTGCGGGAACGTGCGTGTGAACGTCGCGGGCGAAGAGGTGCTGGACACCTACACGAACGACGAGGGAGTGACCCGCACCGTGCGCAAGGTGAACGATGCAGAAATCACCGTGAGCCTGCGCGGCCAGACCGTCACCGTCGAGCGCCGTAACTAG
- a CDS encoding thermonuclease family protein, translated as MVYGQTVELRADPTQDDTDRYGRLLRHVYIDGQSAAVVLLEAGAAHEYTYDAPYIGQAEHRDAEHTAQADALGMWGSCTG; from the coding sequence ATGGTTTACGGGCAGACAGTCGAGCTGCGCGCCGATCCTACCCAGGACGACACCGACCGCTACGGCCGACTGCTGCGCCACGTCTACATCGACGGGCAGAGCGCAGCCGTCGTGCTGCTCGAAGCAGGAGCCGCGCACGAGTACACCTACGATGCGCCCTACATCGGCCAGGCCGAGCACCGCGACGCTGAGCACACAGCGCAGGCCGACGCGCTGGGAATGTGGGGGAGCTGCACCGGATAA
- a CDS encoding recombinase family protein, with translation MKDKSAAAGLLLGYARVSTDDQDLTNQRAELHAAGCTRIFAEKITGTRRDRPELARVLDHLRPGDVVTVTRLDRLARSTRDLLDIAERIQAVGAGLRSLAEPWADTTTPAGRMVLTVFAGIAEFERSLIIDRTRNGREAAKARGVKFGPRPTLTPAQIEHARELIDRDGRTVKEAAELLAVHRSTLYRALARGEEVTKTEARRRGAFAEDALSEADALAAVDDERQEEGPAFLDGDGPAADLPPPPYRTQSLPQILAALPDDELAS, from the coding sequence ATGAAAGACAAGAGCGCCGCCGCTGGCCTGCTGCTGGGATATGCCCGCGTCAGCACCGACGACCAGGACTTGACCAACCAACGCGCCGAGCTGCACGCCGCAGGCTGCACGCGCATCTTTGCCGAGAAGATCACCGGCACCAGGCGCGACAGGCCCGAGCTGGCCCGCGTGCTCGATCACTTGCGCCCTGGCGATGTTGTGACTGTGACCAGGCTTGACCGCCTGGCCCGCAGCACCCGCGACCTGCTGGACATTGCCGAGCGTATCCAGGCGGTCGGCGCGGGTTTGCGCAGCCTGGCCGAGCCGTGGGCCGACACCACCACCCCGGCCGGCCGCATGGTTCTGACCGTGTTTGCCGGCATCGCCGAGTTCGAGCGTTCCCTAATCATCGACCGCACCAGGAACGGCCGGGAAGCGGCCAAGGCCCGAGGCGTGAAGTTCGGCCCGCGCCCTACCCTCACCCCGGCGCAGATCGAGCACGCCCGCGAGCTGATCGACCGTGACGGCCGGACGGTGAAGGAAGCGGCCGAGCTGCTGGCCGTGCATCGTTCGACCCTTTACCGGGCGCTGGCGCGTGGCGAGGAAGTGACAAAGACCGAGGCCCGCCGACGTGGTGCGTTCGCCGAGGACGCATTGAGCGAAGCCGACGCCCTGGCGGCCGTCGATGATGAACGCCAGGAAGAAGGCCCCGCGTTCCTCGATGGCGACGGCCCGGCCGCCGACCTGCCGCCGCCGCCGTATCGAACGCAGAGCCTGCCGCAAATCCTGGCGGCCCTCCCCGATGACGAGCTGGCGAGCTGA
- the sul1 gene encoding sulfonamide-resistant dihydropteroate synthase Sul1, with the protein MLRSRVTVFGILNLTEDSFFDESRRLDPAGAVTAAIEMLRVGSDVVDVGPAASHPDARPVSPADEIRRIAPLLDALSDQMHRVSIDSFQPETQRYALKRGVGYLNDIQGFPDPALYPDIAEADCRLVVMHSAQRDGIATRTGHLRPEDALDEIVRFFEARVSALRRSGVAADRLILDPGMGFFLSPAPETSLHVLSNLQKLKSALGLPLLVSVSRKSFLGATVGLPVKDLGPASLAAELHAIGNGADYVRTHAPGDLRSAITISETLAKFRSRDARDRGLDHA; encoded by the coding sequence ATGTTACGCAGCAGGGTGACGGTGTTCGGCATTCTGAATCTCACCGAGGACTCCTTCTTCGATGAGAGCCGGCGGCTAGACCCCGCCGGCGCTGTCACCGCGGCGATCGAAATGCTGCGAGTCGGATCAGACGTCGTGGATGTCGGACCGGCCGCCAGCCATCCGGACGCGAGGCCTGTATCGCCGGCCGATGAGATCAGACGTATTGCGCCGCTCTTAGACGCCCTGTCCGATCAGATGCACCGTGTTTCAATCGACAGCTTCCAACCGGAAACCCAGCGCTATGCGCTCAAGCGCGGCGTGGGCTACCTGAACGATATCCAAGGATTTCCTGACCCTGCGCTCTATCCCGATATTGCTGAGGCGGACTGCAGGCTGGTGGTTATGCACTCAGCGCAGCGGGATGGCATCGCCACCCGCACCGGTCACCTTCGACCCGAAGACGCGCTCGACGAGATTGTGCGGTTCTTCGAGGCGCGGGTTTCCGCCTTGCGACGGAGCGGGGTCGCTGCCGACCGGCTCATCCTCGATCCGGGGATGGGATTTTTCTTGAGCCCCGCACCGGAAACATCGCTGCACGTGCTGTCGAACCTTCAAAAGCTGAAGTCGGCGTTGGGGCTTCCGCTATTGGTCTCGGTGTCGCGGAAATCCTTCTTGGGCGCCACCGTTGGCCTTCCTGTAAAGGATCTGGGTCCAGCGAGCCTTGCGGCGGAACTTCACGCGATCGGCAATGGCGCTGACTACGTCCGCACCCACGCGCCTGGAGATCTGCGAAGCGCAATCACCATCTCGGAAACCCTCGCGAAATTTCGCAGTCGCGACGCCAGAGACCGAGGGTTAGATCATGCCTAG
- a CDS encoding GNAT family N-acetyltransferase, with protein MDSEEPPNVRVACSGDIDEVVRLMHDAAAWMSAKGTPAWDVARIDRTFAETFVLRSELLVASCSDGIVGCCTLSAEDPEFWPDALKGEAAYLHKLAVRRTHAGRGVSSALIEACRHAARTQGCAKLRLDCHPNLRGLYERLGFTHVDTFNPGWDPTFIAERLELEI; from the coding sequence ATGGACAGCGAGGAGCCTCCGAACGTTCGGGTCGCCTGCTCGGGTGATATCGACGAGGTTGTGCGGCTGATGCACGACGCTGCGGCGTGGATGTCCGCCAAGGGAACGCCCGCCTGGGACGTCGCGCGGATCGACCGGACATTCGCGGAGACCTTCGTCCTGAGATCCGAGCTCCTAGTCGCGAGTTGCAGCGACGGCATCGTCGGCTGTTGCACCTTGTCGGCCGAGGATCCCGAGTTCTGGCCCGACGCCCTCAAGGGGGAGGCCGCATATCTGCACAAGCTCGCGGTGCGACGGACACATGCGGGCCGGGGTGTCAGCTCCGCGCTGATCGAGGCTTGCCGCCATGCCGCGCGAACGCAGGGGTGCGCCAAGCTGCGGCTCGACTGCCACCCGAACCTGCGTGGCCTATACGAGCGGCTCGGATTCACCCACGTCGACACTTTCAATCCCGGCTGGGATCCAACCTTCATCGCAGAACGCCTAGAACTCGAAATCTAA
- a CDS encoding alpha/beta fold hydrolase — protein sequence MAVVQPAHGERATSRYTRSVEGEAASGFLPDGSLLFTSKRDVPASGEEPPKKSTTALWCLPAGGGEAYVLARRDGGWGDVLTSPESDTVVVGVLMHAGVDGEEADAELREKRTKKKINAILHSGHPVRYWDHDLGPESTRLKVASLGGTEGERTLEDLRDLTGDVGRAVRGATLSRDGRSLAVEWGVAGSRGETTTQLELIDVASGQRRTVAVDPGYEFGSPVFSDDSRTLVCVRSARSTAERAPRPTLWIIDVASGHGRPLAEDWDRWPSPVAFSPDGSTVYALADEDGACPVFAVDVASGDVRRLTGDGAHSSVVRSPDGSRLYALRTSYAHPGEVVAIDAASGATVVLPSPVEYPEVPGRLERVETAASDGTRVAGWLVLPEGTSAKQPAELTLWVHGGPLNSWNAWSWRWCPWLLASRGQAVLLPDPALSTGYGQSFIQRGWGRWGAEPFTDVMALTDAVEARDDIRDDSTVMMGGSFGGYMANWIATQTGRFKAIVSHASLWNLTSFGPTTDAPWYWSREMSPEMMRAYSPHQFAEQIVTPMLVIHGDKDYRVPIGEGLALWWALVSNHDGDPADLPHRFLYFPDENHWILTPQHAKLWYETVLEFVAARREDRPMTPIDLLSAP from the coding sequence ATGGCTGTTGTGCAGCCAGCTCACGGCGAGCGCGCCACCTCCCGCTACACGCGCTCCGTGGAGGGCGAGGCGGCCTCCGGCTTCCTGCCCGATGGGTCGCTGCTGTTCACCTCGAAGCGCGACGTCCCCGCTTCGGGGGAGGAACCGCCCAAGAAGAGCACCACGGCTCTGTGGTGCCTGCCCGCCGGAGGTGGGGAGGCGTACGTGCTGGCGCGCCGCGATGGCGGCTGGGGTGACGTGCTCACCAGCCCTGAGAGCGACACGGTGGTCGTGGGTGTCCTCATGCACGCCGGGGTCGACGGCGAAGAGGCCGACGCCGAGCTGCGGGAGAAGCGGACAAAGAAGAAGATCAATGCGATCCTGCACTCCGGCCATCCCGTGCGGTACTGGGACCACGACCTCGGCCCCGAGTCGACCCGTCTCAAGGTGGCGAGCCTCGGCGGCACCGAGGGCGAGCGCACGCTCGAGGACCTGCGGGACCTGACCGGCGACGTCGGCCGCGCGGTGCGGGGAGCTACCCTCTCGCGCGATGGGCGGAGCCTCGCCGTCGAGTGGGGGGTCGCCGGATCGCGCGGCGAGACGACGACCCAGCTGGAGTTGATCGACGTGGCGAGCGGTCAGCGGCGCACGGTCGCGGTGGATCCCGGCTACGAGTTCGGCAGCCCCGTGTTCAGCGACGATTCGCGGACCCTGGTGTGCGTGCGTTCCGCCCGCTCGACGGCCGAACGCGCCCCCCGGCCGACCCTGTGGATCATCGACGTGGCCTCCGGGCACGGTCGCCCGCTGGCGGAGGACTGGGACCGGTGGCCGTCTCCCGTGGCGTTCTCCCCGGACGGCAGCACGGTCTACGCGCTGGCCGACGAGGATGGCGCGTGCCCCGTGTTCGCCGTCGACGTGGCCAGCGGCGACGTGCGGCGGCTGACGGGCGACGGCGCGCACTCGTCGGTGGTGCGGAGCCCCGACGGCTCCCGGCTCTATGCGCTGCGCACCTCCTACGCGCACCCGGGCGAGGTCGTCGCGATCGATGCAGCGTCCGGTGCCACGGTCGTGCTGCCGTCACCGGTCGAGTACCCCGAGGTGCCCGGCCGCCTGGAACGCGTCGAGACCGCCGCCTCCGACGGGACGAGGGTCGCGGGCTGGCTGGTGTTGCCCGAGGGCACCTCCGCGAAGCAGCCGGCCGAGCTCACGCTGTGGGTGCACGGTGGTCCGCTCAACTCGTGGAACGCGTGGTCGTGGCGCTGGTGTCCCTGGCTCCTGGCGTCCCGCGGCCAGGCGGTGCTGTTGCCCGATCCAGCGCTCTCCACCGGTTACGGACAGAGCTTCATCCAGCGGGGCTGGGGACGGTGGGGGGCGGAGCCGTTCACCGACGTCATGGCGCTCACCGACGCCGTCGAGGCCCGCGACGACATCCGCGACGATTCGACCGTGATGATGGGCGGATCCTTCGGTGGCTACATGGCCAACTGGATCGCCACGCAGACCGGCCGCTTCAAGGCGATCGTCAGCCACGCGTCGCTGTGGAACCTCACCAGCTTCGGGCCCACCACTGATGCCCCCTGGTACTGGAGCCGCGAGATGTCGCCGGAGATGATGCGGGCCTACTCTCCCCACCAGTTCGCCGAGCAGATCGTCACTCCGATGCTGGTCATCCACGGCGACAAGGACTACCGGGTGCCGATCGGCGAAGGTCTGGCGCTCTGGTGGGCGCTGGTCAGTAACCACGACGGTGACCCCGCGGACCTGCCGCACCGGTTCCTGTACTTCCCGGACGAGAACCACTGGATCCTCACGCCGCAGCACGCGAAGCTCTGGTACGAGACGGTGCTTGAGTTCGTCGCGGCCCGCCGTGAGGATCGCCCCATGACGCCGATCGACCTGCTGTCCGCCCCCTGA
- a CDS encoding endo-1,4-beta-xylanase, translating into MYPFPQDGPVADPGLRHRRAHTEVVIRDAAGDPMASAEVTVRHVGHEFGFGASAFEFIPLATGALEGDDRELYERVSDLWLEVFNAGTLPFYWGQFEAERGRTATEALTATARWLRDRGVTLKGHPLVWHTLTAPWLDELTVPEVEAAQRERIRREVAEFAGLIDTWDAINEVVIMPHFDKYPNGITRLSRELGRIETVRLAFDEARSANPNATLLINDFDLGFGYDALLEGLLAAGVEIDAVGLQTHMHQGYRGEEETLEIIDRFARYGLPIHFTETTLVSGHLMPEHIVDLNDYVVDSWPSTPDGEERQADELTRHVRTLFSHPSVKSFTYWNAWDRDSWLGAPSGIIHADGTPKPAFEALRRLVTEEWHTPEQTLRTDDQGRIRVEGWRGRYEATAAGRTTQFTLAP; encoded by the coding sequence ATGTATCCATTCCCTCAGGACGGCCCCGTCGCTGATCCGGGCCTCCGTCACCGCCGCGCGCACACAGAGGTGGTCATCCGGGACGCTGCTGGCGACCCGATGGCCAGCGCCGAGGTGACCGTGCGCCACGTGGGTCACGAGTTCGGCTTCGGAGCATCCGCGTTCGAGTTCATCCCGCTGGCCACCGGCGCGCTCGAGGGGGACGATCGCGAGCTGTACGAGCGGGTGTCCGACCTGTGGCTCGAGGTGTTCAACGCCGGGACGCTGCCGTTCTACTGGGGCCAGTTCGAGGCCGAGCGTGGCCGGACCGCGACGGAGGCGCTGACGGCGACCGCCCGCTGGCTGCGCGACCGGGGCGTCACCCTCAAGGGTCACCCGCTGGTCTGGCATACCCTGACCGCGCCGTGGTTGGACGAGCTCACCGTTCCCGAGGTCGAGGCCGCCCAGCGCGAACGGATCCGTCGGGAGGTCGCCGAGTTCGCCGGGCTCATCGACACCTGGGACGCCATCAACGAAGTGGTGATCATGCCCCACTTCGACAAGTACCCCAACGGCATCACCCGGCTCAGCCGCGAGCTGGGGCGCATCGAGACAGTGCGGCTGGCCTTCGACGAGGCGCGCTCGGCCAACCCGAACGCAACACTCCTCATCAACGACTTCGATCTCGGGTTCGGCTACGACGCCCTCCTCGAAGGGCTGCTGGCAGCCGGTGTCGAGATCGACGCCGTCGGGCTGCAGACGCACATGCACCAGGGCTACCGCGGCGAGGAGGAGACCCTCGAGATCATCGACCGGTTCGCCCGGTACGGACTGCCGATCCACTTCACCGAGACCACGCTCGTCTCGGGCCACCTGATGCCCGAGCACATCGTCGACCTCAACGACTACGTGGTGGACAGCTGGCCGAGCACCCCCGACGGCGAAGAACGCCAGGCCGACGAGCTCACCCGCCACGTCCGGACACTGTTCTCACACCCGTCGGTGAAGTCGTTCACGTACTGGAATGCGTGGGACCGCGACTCCTGGCTCGGAGCCCCCTCCGGCATCATCCACGCCGACGGGACCCCCAAGCCCGCGTTCGAGGCGCTGCGCAGGCTCGTGACAGAGGAATGGCACACGCCCGAGCAGACGCTGCGCACGGACGATCAGGGACGTATCCGCGTCGAGGGCTGGCGCGGCCGCTACGAGGCGACCGCCGCCGGCCGTACGACGCAGTTCACCCTCGCCCCCTGA
- a CDS encoding AI-2E family transporter, with amino-acid sequence MSLIPALRRVFGPTPPPPVQPVIVQVPQAPEEDKRADLEPEIPRGLTVAAGYAWRLLLLGVAVVAIFQVLAYFSQITVPVGIAILLAAMLYPVVTLLRRWGWPPALVAIVSLLLLVVVVGGLLTFVGTQVAAEWPALLVQSREGFQALVAWLATLPFGIDQDRLNDWIAQGTAWLQGQSSALAGAAASVGAAFGNFFAGLATALVAAFFFAYQGRRIFTGAVEVLLPRHYRASVDRAALRGWTSLVAYMRSAVIVAAVDAAGVALAALILRVPLVAALFALTFFLSFIPIVGATLAGAVAVMLALVTHGWVSALIMLGAVILVMQLESTFLQPLVMGKAVDLHPLAVLLGITAGAIISGILGALLAIPVLAFGVAFVRSLRVGELEQVI; translated from the coding sequence GTGTCCTTGATCCCAGCGCTGCGCCGAGTCTTCGGACCGACGCCACCGCCCCCCGTGCAGCCGGTCATCGTCCAGGTGCCTCAGGCGCCGGAGGAGGACAAGCGCGCCGACCTCGAGCCCGAGATCCCGCGCGGCCTCACCGTGGCCGCCGGCTACGCATGGCGGCTCCTCCTGCTCGGCGTGGCCGTCGTGGCGATCTTCCAGGTGCTCGCGTACTTCTCGCAGATCACGGTTCCGGTGGGCATCGCCATCCTGCTCGCCGCCATGTTGTACCCGGTTGTGACGCTGCTGCGACGGTGGGGCTGGCCGCCCGCGCTGGTCGCGATCGTGTCGCTGCTGCTGCTCGTCGTCGTGGTCGGCGGCCTGTTGACGTTCGTCGGCACGCAGGTCGCGGCGGAGTGGCCGGCGCTGCTGGTGCAGTCGCGCGAGGGCTTCCAGGCGCTGGTCGCGTGGCTGGCCACCCTCCCGTTCGGCATCGATCAGGATCGCCTGAACGACTGGATCGCCCAGGGCACGGCATGGCTACAGGGCCAGTCCTCCGCGCTCGCCGGGGCGGCGGCCTCGGTGGGCGCCGCGTTCGGCAACTTCTTCGCGGGCCTCGCGACGGCGCTGGTCGCGGCCTTCTTCTTCGCCTATCAGGGACGTCGGATCTTCACAGGCGCCGTCGAGGTGCTCCTCCCGCGCCACTACCGGGCCTCGGTGGACCGGGCCGCGCTGCGCGGCTGGACGTCTCTGGTGGCGTACATGCGCTCCGCGGTGATCGTCGCCGCCGTCGATGCGGCCGGCGTCGCGCTCGCCGCGCTGATCCTGCGCGTGCCGTTGGTCGCGGCACTGTTCGCGCTGACGTTCTTCCTATCCTTCATCCCGATCGTGGGTGCGACGTTGGCCGGCGCGGTGGCGGTCATGCTGGCGCTCGTCACCCATGGGTGGGTGAGCGCGCTGATCATGCTGGGCGCGGTCATCCTGGTGATGCAGCTCGAGAGCACGTTCCTGCAGCCGCTCGTCATGGGCAAGGCCGTGGACCTGCACCCGCTGGCGGTTCTGTTGGGCATCACTGCGGGCGCGATCATCTCGGGCATCCTCGGGGCGCTCCTGGCGATCCCCGTGCTGGCGTTCGGCGTCGCCTTCGTGCGGTCGCTGCGCGTGGGCGAACTCGAGCAGGTCATCTAG
- a CDS encoding carboxyl transferase domain-containing protein: protein MRIRGLHPMSGRRLDLWRLREFDLTRLPAPEEVLLLECVAKSNPDDRRLVAMAQVRQLAVVRDDEGKLLALPHAERAVANCLEAIRRTRSARGSAGSKLDMNHVWVHVWPVIDLDLEDIVPLQNKITPLSDGAGIEEVLCQGRFRRGETVVPLSVRFHAQPGAGVTASVTPPPSEPLKPLDDYTGKVMRARRRGLVYPYELSEALAGDGGSTVELDLDANGRLVPVDREPGRNKAGIICAKVTTPTPLHPEGVTRVVLSGDPTKGLGAVAEAECSRVIAAIDLAEELGVPVEWYTLSSGARISMESGTENMDWVAAALRRIIEFTQKGGEINVVVAGINVGAQPYWNAEATMLMHTKGILVMTPDSAMVLTGKQSLDFSGGVSAEDNYGIGGYDRVMGPNGQAQYWAPNLGSAMGILLGHYDRTYVAPGEDGPRHAPTADPSDRDVSDFPHHAAGSDFSTVGQIFSAEHNPDRKKAFDIRTVIAAVCDQDHPRVERWAGMADAETAVVIDARIGGHSVSVLGIESQPVVRAGFPPTDGPDTFTAGTLFPRSSKKAARAINAASGNRPLVVLANLSGFDGSPESMRNLQLEYGAEIGRAIVNFDGPIVFVVISRYHGGAFVVFSKTLNENMTVLAIEGSFASVIGGAPAAAVVFAGDVAKRTGADPRVADLEAQLRASSPADRAELQLALADAKAAVRAEKISEVAAEFDGVHNIHRAVEVGSVDRVISTAELRPSIIETIEAYRA from the coding sequence GTGCGCATCCGCGGCCTGCACCCAATGTCGGGCCGCCGCCTCGACCTGTGGCGCCTGCGCGAGTTCGACCTCACCCGCCTGCCCGCCCCCGAGGAGGTGCTGCTGCTCGAGTGCGTGGCCAAGTCCAACCCGGACGACCGCCGCCTCGTCGCGATGGCGCAGGTGCGCCAGCTCGCCGTCGTGCGCGACGACGAGGGCAAGCTCCTGGCCCTCCCCCACGCCGAGCGCGCCGTCGCCAACTGCCTCGAGGCCATCCGCCGTACCCGCTCCGCACGCGGCTCGGCCGGCAGCAAGCTCGACATGAACCACGTCTGGGTGCACGTCTGGCCGGTCATCGACCTCGACCTCGAGGACATCGTCCCGCTCCAGAACAAGATCACCCCCCTCTCCGACGGCGCCGGCATCGAGGAGGTCCTGTGCCAGGGCCGCTTCCGTCGCGGCGAGACCGTCGTGCCTCTGTCGGTGCGCTTCCACGCCCAGCCGGGCGCCGGCGTGACCGCGTCGGTGACCCCGCCGCCGTCGGAACCGCTGAAGCCGCTCGACGACTACACGGGCAAGGTCATGCGCGCCCGCCGCCGTGGGCTGGTCTACCCGTACGAGCTGTCCGAGGCGCTGGCCGGCGACGGCGGCTCCACCGTCGAGCTCGACCTCGACGCGAACGGCCGCCTGGTGCCCGTGGATCGGGAGCCGGGTCGCAACAAGGCCGGCATCATCTGCGCCAAGGTCACCACCCCCACTCCGCTGCACCCCGAGGGCGTCACGCGCGTCGTCCTCTCCGGCGATCCGACGAAGGGGCTCGGCGCCGTCGCGGAGGCCGAGTGCTCCCGCGTCATCGCCGCCATCGACCTCGCCGAGGAACTGGGCGTGCCCGTCGAGTGGTACACGCTGAGCTCGGGCGCGCGGATCTCCATGGAGTCCGGCACCGAGAACATGGACTGGGTGGCCGCGGCGCTGCGTCGGATCATCGAGTTCACGCAGAAGGGCGGCGAGATCAACGTCGTCGTCGCGGGCATCAACGTCGGCGCCCAGCCGTACTGGAACGCCGAGGCCACGATGCTCATGCACACCAAGGGCATCCTCGTCATGACGCCGGACTCGGCCATGGTGCTGACGGGCAAGCAGTCGCTGGACTTTTCCGGCGGCGTGTCCGCGGAGGACAACTACGGCATTGGCGGCTACGACCGCGTCATGGGCCCCAACGGTCAGGCGCAGTACTGGGCGCCCAACCTGGGCTCCGCGATGGGCATCCTGCTGGGCCACTACGACCGCACCTACGTCGCGCCGGGCGAGGACGGTCCCCGACACGCCCCGACGGCGGACCCGTCCGACCGCGACGTCTCGGACTTCCCACACCACGCGGCCGGCTCCGACTTCTCGACGGTGGGCCAGATCTTCTCCGCCGAGCACAACCCGGACCGGAAGAAGGCCTTCGACATCCGCACCGTCATCGCGGCGGTGTGCGATCAGGACCACCCGAGGGTCGAGCGCTGGGCCGGCATGGCCGACGCCGAAACCGCCGTCGTCATCGACGCGCGCATCGGCGGCCACTCGGTGAGCGTGCTCGGCATCGAGTCGCAGCCGGTGGTCCGCGCGGGCTTCCCGCCCACCGACGGACCGGACACCTTCACCGCCGGCACGCTGTTCCCGCGCTCGTCGAAGAAGGCCGCGCGCGCCATCAACGCTGCGTCGGGCAACCGCCCGCTCGTGGTGCTGGCCAACCTGTCTGGGTTCGACGGGTCGCCTGAGTCGATGCGCAACCTGCAGCTCGAGTACGGCGCCGAGATCGGCCGGGCCATCGTCAACTTCGACGGCCCCATCGTCTTCGTCGTCATCTCGCGTTACCACGGCGGCGCGTTCGTCGTGTTCTCCAAGACGCTCAACGAGAACATGACGGTGCTCGCCATCGAGGGCTCGTTCGCCTCGGTCATCGGCGGCGCCCCGGCGGCGGCGGTGGTCTTCGCCGGCGACGTCGCGAAGCGGACCGGCGCGGACCCCCGCGTCGCGGACCTGGAAGCTCAGCTGCGCGCGTCCTCCCCTGCGGACCGGGCCGAGCTGCAGTTGGCCCTGGCCGACGCGAAGGCGGCGGTGCGCGCGGAGAAGATCTCCGAGGTCGCGGCCGAGTTCGACGGCGTGCACAACATCCACCGCGCGGTGGAGGTCGGCTCGGTCGACCGGGTGATCTCGACGGCGGAGCTGCGCCCGTCGATCATCGAGACGATCGAGGCGTATCGGGCCTGA